The genomic window taaatgaaaaccTACGCGGAAGATATCAACACAACGTGGTCAGAGATCACACAACTTTATTGTTAGCTGAAATGTGAGAGTacaaatttattacaaataggaataataataatagatcCCATAATAgtatctattttattttatttttggaacaTTCAACATTTCTTTTGGCGTCTCAACTAActctcttgtttttaatttgaagtttttaacAGCTTAACACCACATGCATGAGGCTCTTCGTGACaatatatagcaaaaaaaataaaatattttcgtTGTCTTTTTGATGATTAAGTATTCTTCTGGATAAGAGTTATAAGTGAACCTTTTCCACTTTAAGTACTCTGATGAATCAGTGGTTGATAAAAAATGTGTTCTAGTCCATGATCCGAAGAGACTATGAAATAGAGGCAGCTGTAACTTCTCGATAATCATAAGAGAAATTTTTAActtattcataattttatatcataACAAGAGATGAACGTCGATAAGCGTGATTaaacttctctttctttgatattcaaatttaagtaaaaaatCGATATATacctaattattatttttaaaatcttctaTGAGTCTATCTTATGAAACTTATATACTCATACTACTTTTAATTCGCATTATTCAcctgtaaagaaaaaaatcgtttaaactttatccaaaaaatatataaatgaggTAATTAGTAAAACTCATTCAGTATCCGCGGTAACTAACTTATTTTTCACATTCGGTAAAACTTAATGCTCTTTAAATAGTATAAAGAAGTACGTACTCCTAGATTGTAATAGTGGTAGTATTGATATCGATATTAGTATCCataattaattgttattttatctcaaaaattcaaagacaaattcaaaacatcaaCTAAAGGCAGTACTCAACATCACCAGAAGCAAAATTCATCATTACGAGTGAACTAAGCTCAAAATCGTCGTCATGAACCCATAAAGCGTTATTGCCATAATAGTGACTTGGATCATTAGTAGTTGCCATTAGGACATCTTTTTGAGCCagttcttgttttggtttatccTCGTACGAAGCTGATACGACGCCGTTAAAGCTCTTGGCTATATTCTCGTAgatattttcttgttgatgATGACAAGAAGAAGGTGTGGCGGCAGTGATGAACAATGACGGTGGAGAGTCGTCGTCTTCTCCGGTGGTTTTGACGGCGGAGGAGTAATCTCCGACGAGTTTTTTGCTGAGATGAGTGTTCCAGTAGTTCTTGACTTGGTTATCTGTTCTTCCCGGTACTCTTTTAGCTATCAAAGACCATCTGAATTTggggaaaaaatattataggacatttttattaaattcataccatataacataaattataacaTACCATAtgtttatgattctttttattatttcgaCATCTGTATGTGATTCATAAATGAATgcatatttatatacatagagaggattttttatttttatttttcaattgtgGAAAACGTTTCTAACTCTATAATGAATTTTGAGAAGTGACTGTTTGCACGACTAATACACTTATGAAAAAGTGTCTATTATTCATTAAATATATCCACTTGAAATGTTCGAACATTTTTAAGTTCAAAAGATACtcttaaagatttgtttttggaggaAACaccttttaaaattgaaataaccCACCAACACATCGGTTGAGTTTCATTGAAGAGAAGACAAACTTTTATCTTGTgcaactcttttcttcttcagaaaaatatatcaacttgaaaattttgaacatATTTTAAGTTCAAAGGattatttttaagatttattttgtgaagaaaacaCCTTTTGAAATGTGAAATAATCCACGAACACATAGTTTAATTGAAATAAAACAGTCTTTACTTGTcaactctctttatttttacatttgcAAGTAAGAAAATCCTtcaattagatttttaaaaatcaactTAACCGGCCAAATCTTTGTTTAAAACAAcaattcaaatatttgacgaaagaaaaaatcagTTAACGAtcgattaaataaaaagacatgGTGTATAATATTGTAGTAACATAAAGTTATGTACCTATTGCCGAGGAGCTTGTGGAGACGAATAATGaggtcttcttcttgttcagtGAAATTGCCTTTGTTCACATTAGGGCTCAAATAATTCATCCATCTCAGTCTACAACTTTTCCCACATCTCTTTAGCCCTATCAACGAATCAAATTTAGTCTAACtgagatatatttatatatgaactaGCTAGAGActaaagttaatatatataatcacaaaacgcgcgagagagagaaagagtacCAGTTTTTCTGACGATGCGGTTCCATTGGCCAGTGCCATGATTAAGAACATAGTCCATAAGgatgttgtcttcttcaactGTCCATAAACCTTTCTtgtattcttgattctctttttcatctcttctccttattctcattctttttttattctctgaTTCCTTCTATGTTTGTGTGTgtctgtgtgtgtgtgtgagagagagaaagagattatgaGTAGTGAACTTATGATGGGTTTTCGTGACACGTGCTTATATATACACTCACATCAATACGTATCTTTGTGTAATCATGGCTATAAGCATAAA from Arabidopsis thaliana chromosome 3, partial sequence includes these protein-coding regions:
- the MYB0 gene encoding myb domain protein 0 (myb domain protein 0 (MYB0); CONTAINS InterPro DOMAIN/s: SANT, DNA-binding (InterPro:IPR001005), Homeodomain-like (InterPro:IPR009057), Myb, DNA-binding (InterPro:IPR014778), HTH transcriptional regulator, Myb-type, DNA-binding (InterPro:IPR017930), Homeodomain-related (InterPro:IPR012287), Myb transcription factor (InterPro:IPR015495); BEST Arabidopsis thaliana protein match is: myb domain protein 23 (TAIR:AT5G40330.1); Has 9086 Blast hits to 8334 proteins in 551 species: Archae - 0; Bacteria - 0; Metazoa - 839; Fungi - 495; Plants - 5921; Viruses - 3; Other Eukaryotes - 1828 (source: NCBI BLink).); this translates as MRIRRRDEKENQEYKKGLWTVEEDNILMDYVLNHGTGQWNRIVRKTGLKRCGKSCRLRWMNYLSPNVNKGNFTEQEEDLIIRLHKLLGNRWSLIAKRVPGRTDNQVKNYWNTHLSKKLVGDYSSAVKTTGEDDDSPPSLFITAATPSSCHHQQENIYENIAKSFNGVVSASYEDKPKQELAQKDVLMATTNDPSHYYGNNALWVHDDDFELSSLVMMNFASGDVEYCL